A single region of the Moorena sp. SIOASIH genome encodes:
- a CDS encoding alpha/beta fold hydrolase, with product MSISEQSIEVGSWEWFYREAKAVGDSRGVPVILLHGLPSQSFCWCEIMPDLAKVGYDAIAPDWLGSGLSAKPDRLDFPYTPDAFIEALGDFLKHLEIERFSLIVQGFLASVGLQYALRHSDQIERLVILNTPVSSAAKLPSKMQQWGWPFIGDMLTQDPLLIDRTLEGGSRYRIEDKYLDLYRKPFLKSSDPGRSLVATIKNIQMNKSMAEIESGFRNWEKPTLIFWGLKDPWLPVEQAEQFADQLKNGELVKLEEAGHYPQEHWSKEISEILVPFLRRKA from the coding sequence GTGTCCATAAGTGAACAATCTATAGAAGTCGGGTCTTGGGAATGGTTCTATCGGGAAGCTAAAGCAGTTGGCGATAGTAGAGGAGTGCCAGTAATACTGCTTCATGGCTTGCCATCCCAGAGTTTTTGCTGGTGTGAGATCATGCCAGATTTAGCTAAAGTAGGGTACGATGCGATCGCACCAGATTGGCTCGGTTCTGGATTATCTGCAAAACCGGATCGGCTTGACTTTCCCTACACACCAGATGCTTTCATTGAAGCCTTAGGAGATTTCCTTAAACACCTGGAAATCGAAAGGTTTTCCTTAATTGTCCAAGGCTTTCTCGCCTCAGTGGGACTTCAATACGCCTTGCGTCACTCAGACCAGATTGAGCGTCTAGTGATTCTAAATACACCTGTCTCCTCGGCTGCCAAGTTACCCAGCAAGATGCAGCAATGGGGATGGCCATTCATCGGAGATATGTTAACCCAAGACCCTTTGTTAATTGACCGAACTCTGGAAGGGGGGTCCCGCTATCGCATTGAAGACAAGTATTTAGATCTCTATCGCAAGCCCTTCCTAAAAAGTTCCGATCCTGGGCGTTCTCTGGTAGCGACCATCAAGAATATCCAGATGAACAAGTCTATGGCAGAAATTGAATCAGGTTTCCGCAACTGGGAGAAGCCAACCTTAATTTTTTGGGGACTCAAAGACCCTTGGCTTCCGGTTGAGCAAGCTGAGCAATTTGCTGATCAGCTTAAGAATGGGGAATTAGTGAAGCTGGAGGAAGCTGGACATTACCCTCAGGAGCATTGGTCGAAGGAAATTAGTGAAATCCTGGTGCCGTTTCTAAGACGCAAAGCTTGA
- a CDS encoding dienelactone hydrolase: MVIRAIFQSTKVEDASSPYDTIHLKVFYPALMSGSDQEQNMGIVPADPQQSPFKVVIFFNGINCSPEVYQWLAIKLAERGLVVVTFSWVAENLPGIVGLTPGVDIAMWAPNTYGSAPTASALPSLLVALEKLQLNGVLAGLLDLKQIILGGHSAGGRVAIESANPRFFPQIVASFAYGAHTAGGKQLGYPSGTILPLPDTLPLMLIGGTCDGVIANSSHRYGVTWEQATTPVLRTFREAISAGRDDSYLLLLEGANHFSIAYPSDSTTGRPFLDYPASQPEDLLRNLLAETIGLFIDAHVSHQPQALSAINQYLCSENPLIACFERK; encoded by the coding sequence ATGGTTATTCGAGCAATTTTTCAGTCTACCAAAGTAGAAGATGCTTCCTCTCCATATGACACCATTCATTTGAAAGTTTTCTATCCAGCCCTGATGTCAGGCAGCGATCAGGAACAAAATATGGGTATTGTTCCTGCTGATCCTCAGCAGTCTCCCTTCAAAGTCGTCATTTTCTTTAATGGCATAAACTGTAGTCCTGAAGTATATCAGTGGCTTGCTATTAAGTTGGCAGAACGTGGGCTTGTGGTTGTCACTTTCTCCTGGGTTGCCGAAAACTTACCTGGTATAGTAGGTCTGACTCCAGGTGTTGACATCGCAATGTGGGCTCCAAACACCTATGGTTCAGCTCCAACAGCCTCTGCTTTACCAAGCCTATTGGTAGCATTAGAGAAATTACAACTTAACGGAGTTCTAGCTGGCCTGCTTGATTTAAAACAGATCATTCTAGGAGGACACTCCGCTGGGGGCAGAGTTGCAATTGAAAGTGCCAATCCACGCTTCTTTCCACAAATTGTGGCTTCTTTTGCCTATGGTGCACATACAGCAGGAGGGAAGCAACTAGGATATCCATCGGGCACAATCTTGCCTTTACCTGATACTTTACCATTAATGCTGATTGGAGGAACCTGTGATGGAGTTATTGCCAACAGCAGCCACCGCTATGGAGTGACTTGGGAACAAGCAACCACTCCAGTGTTACGCACTTTTAGGGAAGCGATCTCAGCAGGCAGAGACGATAGTTATCTGCTACTTCTAGAGGGAGCCAATCATTTCTCTATTGCTTATCCATCTGATTCCACTACTGGTAGACCTTTCCTAGACTATCCAGCATCTCAACCGGAAGACCTACTACGGAATTTGCTAGCAGAAACAATTGGTTTATTCATTGATGCTCATGTTTCCCATCAACCTCAAGCTTTGTCAGCAATCAATCAATACTTATGTTCTGAGAACCCTTTGATTGCCTGCTTTGAGCGGAAGTAA
- a CDS encoding LON peptidase substrate-binding domain-containing protein, protein MVSSSSIAVRELPIFPLPEVVLFPGRPLPLHIFEFRYRIMMNTILESDRRFGVLMWDPVKHEPATVGCCAEIIHFQRLPDDRMKIVTLGQQRFRVLEYVREKPYRVGLVEWIEDQPPAKDLRPKAKEVAQLLRDVVRLSAKLTNQKIELPEDLPDLPIELSYWVASNLYGVALEQQALLETLDTEKRLERETEILTSTRNHLAARTVLKDALT, encoded by the coding sequence ATGGTATCCTCATCCTCGATAGCTGTCAGAGAACTCCCCATATTTCCCCTACCTGAAGTCGTTTTATTTCCTGGACGCCCTCTGCCGTTACACATTTTTGAATTTCGCTACCGAATCATGATGAACACGATTTTGGAGAGCGATCGCAGATTTGGTGTCTTAATGTGGGATCCTGTTAAACATGAACCAGCTACAGTTGGCTGTTGCGCTGAAATTATCCACTTTCAGCGTCTTCCCGATGACCGGATGAAAATAGTAACGTTAGGTCAGCAGCGGTTTCGGGTCTTAGAGTACGTTCGTGAAAAGCCCTATCGGGTTGGACTAGTGGAATGGATTGAGGACCAGCCACCTGCTAAAGACCTCAGACCAAAGGCAAAAGAGGTGGCACAGTTATTGCGGGATGTTGTGCGTCTTTCCGCGAAGTTGACCAACCAGAAAATTGAGCTACCAGAAGACCTGCCCGATCTACCGATTGAGTTGTCTTACTGGGTTGCTAGCAATCTGTATGGCGTAGCCTTAGAACAGCAGGCACTTTTAGAAACCCTAGACACAGAAAAACGTCTAGAACGGGAAACCGAAATTCTCACTTCTACTCGCAATCACTTAGCAGCACGCACTGTACTCAAAGATGCATTGACTTAA
- the bcmE gene encoding thiamine pyridinylase, protein MPLLPATDSQQVQQALIDRRGKKGAKYVVMEKLINVSLTLILALAISLLGIGEALATELKVALYPYVPRLEQFQTAIQAEWDLVEPNVPLNFVPSEDWDGGYSKNPPEDADVYVFDAMFFDYFRSKNWLEPIQASEIDNLDDFVEYAIDGVKVDGEYYAIPQLGCANIIFYHKEDAAIANATNLDEINNALSSCTYTSEIPPNIRGMMLDMAGGTTNATLYLDIAHSLTGQYPFPLPWTESELNSQAIDNMQDLLGMASYENATDSMKPKQQPYQQAEWFSNGWGRAFMGYTEAMSHMSENTRQNIGFKVMPLSDQDQSYPEVFYADVIGVNTTTEQRGTRDLAVKLANTMAASTTMIASIGPDGTSDYPQYLMATRPSVFQTLEKSFPLYGDMFRLIQGQNIIMFKVNDQSRSWLNTMKNSIRENAREDYSCGCDYPAIEPILNNSYAPEICGNTCADHGSSWNGQWTNAYPAAQETSVCGCNACPLPSKSGT, encoded by the coding sequence TTGCCACTGCTGCCTGCTACTGATTCTCAACAAGTTCAGCAGGCACTGATTGATCGGCGAGGGAAAAAAGGGGCTAAATATGTAGTGATGGAAAAACTAATTAATGTCAGCTTGACGCTAATTTTAGCCTTGGCTATCAGTCTCCTAGGAATAGGAGAAGCATTGGCTACAGAGCTAAAGGTTGCACTGTATCCATACGTTCCTAGGCTTGAGCAATTCCAAACAGCAATACAAGCTGAATGGGATTTGGTTGAACCAAACGTTCCCTTGAATTTCGTTCCTTCGGAGGATTGGGATGGGGGTTACTCGAAGAATCCTCCTGAAGATGCAGATGTTTATGTATTCGATGCCATGTTTTTCGACTACTTTCGCAGTAAAAACTGGCTCGAACCGATACAGGCTAGTGAAATCGACAACTTGGATGACTTCGTTGAATACGCAATAGATGGGGTTAAGGTAGATGGGGAGTATTACGCAATTCCCCAGCTTGGCTGTGCCAATATTATATTTTATCACAAAGAGGATGCAGCGATTGCCAATGCAACGAACCTAGATGAAATTAATAATGCTTTGTCTTCATGCACCTATACCAGCGAGATTCCCCCCAATATTCGGGGCATGATGCTTGATATGGCTGGTGGTACCACAAATGCTACTCTTTACCTAGACATTGCCCATAGCTTGACTGGACAATATCCCTTCCCATTGCCTTGGACTGAATCGGAACTTAACTCCCAGGCCATAGACAACATGCAAGATTTGCTAGGGATGGCAAGCTATGAGAATGCAACCGATTCTATGAAGCCCAAGCAGCAGCCCTACCAGCAGGCAGAGTGGTTTAGTAATGGTTGGGGACGTGCATTCATGGGCTATACAGAAGCGATGTCACACATGAGTGAAAACACAAGGCAAAACATTGGCTTCAAGGTCATGCCGTTATCAGATCAAGATCAATCCTATCCAGAAGTTTTCTATGCTGATGTGATTGGCGTAAATACTACAACTGAACAGAGGGGGACACGTGACCTAGCTGTAAAGCTAGCTAATACGATGGCAGCCTCCACAACGATGATTGCAAGTATTGGACCAGATGGAACTTCTGACTATCCCCAGTATCTTATGGCCACTCGTCCCAGCGTATTCCAGACTCTTGAGAAATCGTTCCCGCTTTATGGTGATATGTTTCGGCTCATCCAAGGTCAGAATATTATTATGTTCAAGGTGAATGATCAAAGCCGTAGCTGGCTCAACACAATGAAGAACAGCATTCGTGAGAACGCTAGGGAGGATTATTCTTGCGGCTGTGATTATCCAGCTATAGAACCTATTCTCAATAACAGTTATGCTCCTGAGATTTGTGGAAATACATGTGCCGACCATGGCAGCAGTTGGAACGGTCAGTGGACCAATGCATACCCAGCTGCACAAGAGACATCTGTATGTGGTTGCAACGCATGCCCATTGCCATCAAAGTCTGGCACCTGA
- a CDS encoding DUF433 domain-containing protein codes for MQLGISLNSSCKPCIRQMRITVDDVLGWLAAGMSHAEIVDDFPELTETDIRACLEFAADRDIV; via the coding sequence ATGCAACTCGGTATTAGTCTAAACTCCAGTTGTAAACCTTGTATTCGGCAGATGCGCATAACAGTTGATGACGTTTTAGGCTGGCTAGCAGCTGGTATGTCTCACGCCGAAATTGTCGATGACTTTCCAGAATTGACCGAAACGGACATTAGAGCTTGTCTAGAATTTGCTGCTGATCGCGACATCGTTTAA
- a CDS encoding AAA family ATPase, whose translation MVEKLTVKNFAGIDELEIEVKRINIVIGPQASGKSVCAKLLFYFKNFVWKILDTVENEQTQPDLDSSYSQTFQDYFPPDSWGEHDFYIKYEISKVFIEISRNQENKNQINIINYSELFKQIKQELLKIKKEILDELLDLDKILDNKLLENIQKLLLRKTIEKKSDKNPDFELLKRRFLFSSGIIREQLIEFLRSSLCYEAVYTQLFIPAGRSFFANLQSSIFSLMSNKTVIDPFLIEFGSTYETIKSLNVRIMNQTENRKEKEINDEIDKLVKKALCGEHIQEKGEDFVKMADGRRISIANSSSGQQATFPLTIILSALPFLVYARSAGQTVYIEEPEAHLFPSAQRNIIELIACVFNSDREKLQFFITTHSPYILTAINNLIQAGMLYEESSQDVLPKLEKIVPSYKALSTSDLSAYVLENGKAENIVCNDTGLIDANVIDSVSDQLAIEFDKLLDLA comes from the coding sequence CTCAAGCTAGTGGCAAAAGTGTATGTGCTAAACTTCTTTTTTACTTTAAAAACTTTGTTTGGAAAATTTTAGATACAGTAGAAAATGAACAAACTCAGCCTGACCTAGATTCAAGCTACTCTCAAACTTTCCAAGACTACTTTCCACCAGATTCATGGGGAGAGCATGATTTCTATATTAAGTATGAAATTTCTAAGGTTTTTATTGAAATTAGCAGAAATCAAGAGAATAAAAATCAAATCAATATTATTAATTATTCAGAATTATTTAAACAAATCAAACAAGAACTATTAAAAATCAAAAAAGAAATATTAGATGAACTATTAGATTTAGATAAAATATTAGATAATAAACTATTAGAGAATATACAAAAATTGCTGCTGAGAAAAACTATCGAAAAAAAATCTGATAAAAACCCTGACTTCGAGCTGCTTAAAAGAAGATTTTTGTTCAGTAGTGGAATTATAAGAGAACAGTTAATAGAATTTTTGAGGAGTTCATTATGCTATGAGGCAGTTTATACCCAGCTTTTTATTCCTGCTGGTCGCTCTTTCTTTGCTAATCTCCAAAGTAGTATATTTTCTTTGATGTCTAATAAGACTGTTATCGATCCATTTCTGATAGAGTTTGGTTCTACTTACGAAACTATAAAAAGTTTGAATGTGAGAATCATGAATCAAACTGAAAATAGAAAAGAAAAAGAAATAAACGATGAAATCGACAAGCTTGTTAAAAAAGCTTTATGTGGGGAACATATACAGGAAAAAGGCGAAGATTTTGTGAAGATGGCAGATGGAAGACGGATTAGTATTGCCAACTCTTCTTCTGGTCAGCAAGCAACATTTCCCTTGACGATTATACTTTCAGCATTACCTTTTTTAGTTTATGCTCGTTCGGCTGGACAAACTGTTTATATTGAGGAACCAGAAGCCCATCTATTTCCAAGTGCACAACGAAATATTATTGAGTTAATCGCCTGTGTCTTCAATTCTGATCGGGAAAAACTTCAATTCTTTATCACCACCCATAGTCCTTACATCCTAACTGCAATTAATAATCTTATTCAAGCTGGTATGCTCTATGAAGAATCTAGCCAGGATGTCTTACCTAAATTAGAAAAAATCGTCCCTAGCTATAAAGCCCTGAGTACGTCTGATTTATCAGCCTATGTCCTAGAAAATGGCAAGGCTGAAAATATTGTATGCAATGATACTGGTCTGATCGATGCTAATGTCATTGACAGTGTTTCTGATCAGCTAGCTATTGAGTTTGATAAACTTTTGGACTTAGCTTGA
- a CDS encoding DUF4351 domain-containing protein, producing MQRGLGGFPHERLHQDIGSKRLISLAPNAWVQWVTGNPQVRASQLLDAEFQWISRESDVIVKASSPEHNEFLILNELQLRYDQNMPQRMRNYVALAEDKYNLSAYPVLINILPPPATVTIVDCYDREFMGLKARQDYRVINLWEVEAELVLEQPLPPLFPFVPILFGGGSESKLRSAVQALRADQTLNQLEPLLAFFASFVLEIPLIQQIMRWDMTVLRESPWYQEILQEGVAQGIQQGIEQGIEQGIEQGIEQGIEQGIQQGVAQGIEQGIQQERRGSLERILKLRFSEIPSEISVRIQALTLEQLEELMATALTVNSLDEFSQNLPN from the coding sequence ATGCAGCGCGGTCTTGGGGGTTTCCCCCATGAGCGACTGCATCAAGACATTGGCAGCAAACGCCTAATCAGTCTAGCTCCTAATGCTTGGGTGCAATGGGTAACCGGTAATCCCCAAGTGCGGGCATCTCAGTTACTGGATGCTGAGTTTCAATGGATTAGTCGCGAAAGCGATGTAATTGTTAAAGCGTCTAGTCCGGAACATAACGAATTTCTGATTCTCAATGAATTACAACTACGGTATGACCAGAACATGCCTCAGCGAATGCGCAATTATGTGGCTTTAGCTGAGGATAAATACAACCTATCCGCTTATCCGGTATTAATTAACATCTTGCCGCCCCCAGCCACAGTAACAATTGTTGACTGCTACGACAGGGAATTCATGGGATTAAAGGCGCGTCAAGATTATCGGGTAATTAATCTGTGGGAAGTAGAGGCGGAATTAGTATTAGAACAACCTTTACCTCCTCTATTTCCATTTGTCCCGATCTTATTTGGAGGTGGTAGTGAATCGAAATTGCGGTCAGCGGTCCAGGCTTTACGAGCGGATCAAACCTTAAATCAACTAGAACCGTTGTTAGCTTTCTTTGCTAGCTTTGTGCTAGAGATACCTTTAATTCAACAAATCATGAGGTGGGATATGACAGTATTACGAGAATCACCCTGGTATCAAGAGATTTTACAAGAGGGTGTTGCTCAAGGCATCCAACAAGGGATTGAACAAGGCATTGAACAAGGGATTGAACAAGGCATTGAACAAGGCATTGAACAAGGCATCCAACAAGGGGTTGCTCAAGGGATTGAACAAGGCATCCAACAAGAACGTCGAGGCAGTTTAGAGCGCATCCTTAAACTGCGATTTTCGGAGATTCCTTCAGAGATATCCGTCAGAATTCAAGCCTTAACTCTTGAACAATTAGAAGAGTTGATGGCCACAGCATTAACCGTTAACTCCCTAGATGAGTTTAGTCAAAATTTGCCTAATTAA
- a CDS encoding class I SAM-dependent methyltransferase, whose amino-acid sequence MDIQELLKNPPQFYTNSSGNFQEVKLSDDILYFLDEQVTENSKTLETGAGCSTILFAIKSSHHTCIVPKQQEVNRIKDYCHKHNISTEKIDFKVDGSQNVLPYLNTDDLDCILIDGSHAFPIPFIDWQYTHKNLKVGGKLIIDDTQIWTGEVLKKFLISEPEWKFQKESTPRTAIFTKVKQCTKDKWFGEQVYTVKNSRIPIWFAKIKTAIILFSTGDFPTLASKVIKLFRPSV is encoded by the coding sequence ATGGACATACAAGAACTGCTGAAAAATCCTCCACAATTCTATACAAATTCTTCTGGGAATTTTCAAGAGGTGAAATTATCTGATGACATTCTATATTTTCTTGATGAACAAGTTACTGAAAACTCTAAAACTTTAGAGACAGGGGCTGGGTGTAGTACAATTCTTTTTGCTATTAAATCATCTCATCATACTTGTATTGTCCCAAAACAACAAGAGGTAAATCGCATTAAAGACTATTGTCATAAACATAACATATCTACTGAAAAAATAGACTTTAAGGTAGATGGTTCCCAAAATGTTTTACCTTATCTAAACACTGATGATTTAGATTGCATTCTGATTGACGGTTCTCACGCATTTCCTATACCTTTCATAGATTGGCAGTATACTCACAAAAATTTAAAAGTAGGTGGCAAACTAATTATTGATGATACTCAAATATGGACTGGCGAGGTATTGAAAAAGTTTCTGATCTCAGAACCAGAATGGAAATTTCAGAAAGAATCTACCCCGAGAACGGCAATTTTTACCAAAGTCAAACAATGTACCAAAGATAAATGGTTTGGGGAGCAGGTTTATACTGTTAAAAATAGTCGCATACCCATTTGGTTTGCCAAAATTAAGACTGCTATTATACTTTTCTCTACTGGTGATTTTCCAACATTAGCTAGCAAGGTGATCAAACTGTTCAGACCATCAGTATAA
- the pheA gene encoding prephenate dehydratase, whose amino-acid sequence MSVSIAYLGPPGTYTEAAATAYADRLQKQQGQQSLLCPYPSIAQTLQSVANQQADLAVVPVENSIEGSVAMTLDRLWQLDQLQIQQALVLPIRHCLMSRASTIAEIKTVYSHPQALAQCQGWLEQFLPSVQLVPTNSTTEALQFLDKDHNAAAIASERAAKLYTLPVLASNINDYPDNFTRFWVLSLKPSPGGSHTSLAFSPPANIPGSLSKPLQVFARRGINLSRIESRPTKRLLGEYIFFIELESDLYAPLFKAALEEIIPDQEILKIFGSYTLINVDNLTFNS is encoded by the coding sequence ATGTCAGTTTCTATTGCCTATCTCGGACCACCAGGAACTTATACAGAAGCCGCTGCCACAGCTTATGCTGACCGACTCCAGAAACAACAGGGTCAGCAATCCCTGTTGTGTCCTTATCCAAGCATTGCCCAAACCTTACAATCAGTAGCTAACCAACAAGCTGATCTAGCAGTGGTACCTGTAGAGAATTCCATTGAAGGCAGTGTCGCCATGACACTAGATCGACTTTGGCAACTAGATCAGCTCCAAATCCAACAGGCTCTGGTTTTGCCGATCAGACATTGTCTGATGTCACGGGCATCAACCATAGCAGAAATTAAAACGGTTTATTCCCATCCCCAAGCCCTGGCTCAGTGTCAGGGGTGGTTAGAGCAGTTTCTGCCATCAGTGCAACTGGTACCTACCAACTCCACTACTGAAGCGCTACAGTTTTTGGACAAAGATCACAATGCAGCAGCGATCGCTTCTGAACGAGCAGCAAAGCTTTATACTCTACCAGTACTCGCATCTAACATTAATGACTATCCCGATAATTTCACCCGGTTTTGGGTGCTGAGTTTAAAGCCATCTCCTGGAGGTAGTCATACCTCCTTAGCATTTAGTCCTCCTGCTAATATACCTGGATCATTGTCTAAACCACTCCAGGTATTTGCCCGTCGAGGTATTAATTTAAGTCGGATTGAGTCTCGTCCCACCAAGCGATTACTTGGTGAGTACATATTCTTTATTGAACTGGAATCAGATCTGTATGCACCATTATTTAAAGCTGCTCTTGAGGAAATAATCCCTGATCAGGAAATCCTCAAGATTTTTGGCAGCTACACTCTCATAAATGTTGATAATTTGACTTTCAACAGTTAA
- a CDS encoding helix-turn-helix domain-containing protein — translation MNKCVGTTEAASLLGISSRRLRQLLEKGRVRGAYKSGKFWIIPLFNHLPQITKGNRGPIGKWRTSRPPALAKINVNRNHIGSNTKKSPEDRKPVISVKRKGTNLYGNEVEILGPCKIVYQPDNPLDCGARLWIETFSDIHFIGGSFPATS, via the coding sequence ATGAACAAGTGCGTTGGAACTACTGAAGCGGCATCTCTATTAGGAATTTCTTCTCGACGATTGCGCCAACTTCTAGAGAAGGGTCGGGTGCGGGGTGCCTATAAAAGCGGGAAATTCTGGATTATTCCTCTGTTCAACCATTTGCCACAAATTACTAAAGGTAATCGTGGACCCATTGGCAAATGGCGCACTAGTCGTCCTCCCGCTTTAGCGAAGATTAATGTTAACCGTAATCACATTGGCTCGAATACCAAGAAAAGCCCGGAAGACCGGAAGCCAGTGATTTCCGTAAAACGAAAGGGAACTAATCTCTACGGTAATGAGGTGGAAATCCTCGGTCCGTGTAAGATTGTGTATCAGCCGGATAATCCACTCGATTGTGGCGCTCGTTTGTGGATTGAAACGTTCAGTGATATTCACTTTATTGGTGGGAGTTTTCCTGCTACTAGCTGA
- a CDS encoding XisI protein encodes MEKVAQYREYVQRLLNDYAQDDVSNDEVEVQLIFDTVRDHYQWMNVGWEDLNRIYRSIVHLDIKDGKIWLQQNLTDLNPAEDLVDMGVPREDIALGLQAPYKRQYTDYGVA; translated from the coding sequence ATGGAGAAAGTAGCTCAATACCGCGAGTACGTTCAGAGATTACTGAACGACTACGCCCAGGATGATGTTTCAAATGATGAGGTGGAAGTACAACTAATTTTTGACACTGTTCGGGATCATTACCAGTGGATGAATGTGGGTTGGGAAGATTTGAATCGAATTTACCGTTCTATAGTTCATTTAGATATCAAAGACGGAAAAATTTGGCTCCAGCAAAATCTCACAGATCTCAATCCTGCTGAGGATTTAGTTGACATGGGCGTTCCAAGAGAAGATATTGCCTTGGGTTTACAGGCTCCTTACAAACGCCAGTACACTGATTATGGTGTCGCTTGA
- a CDS encoding helix-turn-helix domain-containing protein, with amino-acid sequence MNKCVGTTEAASLLGISSRRLRQLLEKGRVRGAYKSGKFWIIPLFNHLPQIIKGNRGPKGKWRTSRPPALAKINVNRNHIGSNMKKSPKDRKPVISVKRKGTNLYGNEVEILGPCKIVYQPDNPLDCGARLWIETFSDIHFVGGSFPAIS; translated from the coding sequence ATGAACAAGTGCGTTGGAACTACTGAAGCGGCATCTCTATTAGGAATTTCTTCTCGACGATTGCGCCAACTTCTAGAGAAGGGTCGCGTCCGGGGTGCTTATAAAAGCGGGAAATTCTGGATTATTCCTCTGTTCAACCATTTGCCACAAATTATCAAAGGTAATCGTGGACCAAAGGGCAAATGGCGCACTAGTCGTCCGCCAGCTTTAGCGAAGATTAATGTCAATCGCAATCACATTGGCTCGAATATGAAGAAAAGCCCGAAAGACCGGAAGCCAGTGATTTCAGTAAAACGAAAGGGAACTAATCTCTACGGTAATGAGGTGGAAATCCTCGGTCCTTGTAAGATTGTGTATCAGCCGGATAATCCACTCGATTGTGGCGCTCGTTTGTGGATTGAAACGTTCAGTGATATCCACTTTGTTGGTGGTAGTTTTCCGGCTATTAGCTAA
- a CDS encoding linear amide C-N hydrolase → MHFIVRTFKALLICGLIINLVFLSDAQACSRVLHASYTKDVTPTYAVTGRNMDWYEDIKSNLWMFPAGMERDGVVGKNSVEWKSKYGSVIAAGFDTATADGLNEKGLMANMLYLGEADFGERDTSREGISWSAYTQYILDNFATVQEAVSALENDELQVVPSPLPSESGLSHPPTLHFSLSDPLGDSAIFEHLEGKLVIHHGKEFAVMTNSPIYEEQIALNAYWESVGGDAVLPGTRRAADRYVRASYYLKNLPTPQSDRQTLANLMSVMRNVSVPFGASDPEQPNISPTIWRTAANHLSKVYYFESTLSPNIIWVELTEDDLKEGAPVKKLELSGNYDLVGNVTGDFIEAEAFKFTGPCDEGIPIEDLPSFCFVRYHPRISARKNRP, encoded by the coding sequence ATGCACTTCATTGTGCGAACTTTCAAAGCATTATTGATCTGTGGGTTGATCATAAATCTGGTTTTTTTGAGTGATGCTCAAGCATGTTCACGGGTCCTTCATGCGTCTTATACAAAAGACGTCACACCCACCTATGCTGTCACTGGCCGCAATATGGATTGGTATGAAGACATTAAATCCAATCTATGGATGTTTCCGGCTGGAATGGAGCGAGATGGGGTAGTAGGAAAGAATTCTGTTGAGTGGAAGTCAAAATATGGAAGTGTGATCGCTGCTGGCTTCGATACAGCTACTGCTGACGGGTTGAATGAAAAAGGCTTGATGGCAAATATGCTGTATCTTGGCGAAGCAGATTTCGGCGAGCGTGACACCTCCCGTGAGGGAATATCATGGTCAGCATATACTCAGTATATTTTGGACAATTTTGCAACGGTTCAGGAAGCCGTAAGTGCATTGGAGAACGATGAGTTACAAGTCGTTCCCTCACCGCTTCCTAGCGAAAGCGGTCTCTCCCATCCCCCTACACTCCATTTTTCTCTTTCAGATCCACTGGGTGACTCGGCTATCTTTGAACACCTCGAAGGCAAGCTGGTTATTCACCATGGAAAGGAATTTGCGGTGATGACCAACTCTCCTATCTACGAGGAGCAAATAGCACTCAATGCTTATTGGGAGTCAGTAGGTGGCGATGCTGTGCTACCTGGAACACGCCGAGCAGCCGACAGGTATGTACGAGCGAGCTATTACCTAAAGAATCTACCTACTCCTCAGTCCGACAGACAAACACTGGCCAATCTAATGTCGGTCATGCGCAATGTATCAGTTCCATTCGGAGCAAGTGATCCAGAACAACCCAATATTTCCCCTACCATTTGGCGAACAGCAGCAAATCACCTTAGCAAGGTTTATTACTTTGAATCAACTTTATCCCCCAATATTATTTGGGTCGAGCTGACAGAAGATGACTTGAAAGAAGGAGCACCAGTCAAAAAGTTGGAACTTTCAGGAAACTATGATCTAGTCGGTAATGTTACTGGTGATTTTATTGAAGCAGAGGCATTCAAGTTTACTGGCCCCTGCGATGAGGGAATTCCAATTGAGGACCTTCCAAGTTTCTGCTTTGTCCGGTACCATCCCAGGATAAGCGCAAGAAAAAATCGCCCATAA